The following are encoded together in the Mugil cephalus isolate CIBA_MC_2020 chromosome 18, CIBA_Mcephalus_1.1, whole genome shotgun sequence genome:
- the plppr5b gene encoding phospholipid phosphatase-related protein type 5, whose product MLYFQLVIMAGTVMLAYYFEYTDTFTVHVQGFFCYDTAYTKPYLGPEDSSAVPPVLLYALVSGLPTLLITITETVLFLVQYTSKEFDRSEKTVAMGDCCYLNPLVRRTFRFLGVYIFGLFTVDIFVNAGQVVTGNLAPYFLTVCKPNYTALGCQQALRYISHQEACTGNQDDIMRARKTFPSKEAALSVYAALYLAMYVTCTVQAKGTRLAKPVLSLGLVCLAFLTGLNRVAEYRNHWSDVIAGFIIGTAIATFLVVCVVHNFKGKLLLSGESPDEQRANTAMLNMSQVESPLEKYIASQNHIAFAEVT is encoded by the exons ATGCTCTACTTCCAGCTGGTGATCATGGCCGGGACCGTCATGCTGGCCTACTACTTCGAGTACACGGACACGTTCACGGTGCACGTCCAGGGCTTCTTCTGCTACGACACCGCCTACACCAAGCCCTACCTGGGCCCGGAGGACAGCAGCGCCGTGCCCCCCGTCCTGCTCTACGCCCTGGTGTCCGGGCTGCCCACGCTGCTG atCACAATCACGGAGACCGTCCTGTTCCTCGTCCAGTACACGTCCAAAGAGTTTGACCGGTCGGAGAAGACGGTGGCCATGGGGGACTGCTGCTACCTCAACCCGCTGGTACGCAGGACCTTCCGCTTCCTCG GAGTCTACATATTTGGCCTCTTCACCGTTGACATCTTTGTCAACGCGGGACAGGTGGTGACAGGGAACCTGGCTCCGTACTTCCTGACCGTCTGTAAACCCAATTACACGGCCCTGGGCTGCCAGCAGGCCCTGCGCTACATCAGCCACCAGGAGGCCTGCACGGGAAACCAGGACGACATTATGAGGGCACGCAAGACCTTCCCCTCCAAGGAGGCCGCCCTCAGTGTCTACGCTGCCCTCTACCTGGCT ATGTACGTGACGTGCACCGTGCAGGCGAAGGGAACTCGTTTGGCCAAACCAGTGCTGTCTCTGGGGCTCGTGTGCCTGGCCTTCCTCACGGGTCTGAACCGTGTGGCCGAATACCGCAACCACTGGTCGGACGTCATCGCTGGCTTCATCATCGGCACAGCCATCGCCACGTTCCTG gtggtgtgtgtggttcaTAACTTCAAAGGCAAGTTGCTTCTGAGCGGGGAGTCTCCAGACGAGCAGCGAGCCAACACAGCCATGCTGAACATGAGCCAAGTGGAAAGTCCTCTGGAGAAGTACATCGCCTCACAG AATCACATCGCCTTCGCAGAGGTCACATGA